A window of Primulina huaijiensis isolate GDHJ02 chromosome 9, ASM1229523v2, whole genome shotgun sequence contains these coding sequences:
- the LOC140984083 gene encoding protein RGF1 INDUCIBLE TRANSCRIPTION FACTOR 1-like, with product MGAGGPDEEDSRWPPWLKPLLKEQFFVQCKFHVDSHKSECNMYCLDCMNGPLCSLCWGYHKDHRAIQIRRSSYHDVIRVSEIQKFLDISSVQTYIINSAKVVFLNERPQPRPGKGVTNTCQVCDRSLLDSFTFCSLGCKIVGTSSGFQKNKHLSEKKRTAAVADSEDSYSSSGHVHGRYSKKLPSFTPSTPPPTAVSFRVVKRRKGIPHRAPMGGFPIEA from the exons ATG GGAGCTGGAGGGCCTGATGAAGAGGACTCTAGGTGGCCGCCATGGCTAAAACCTCTGTTGAAGGAACAGTTTTTTGTTCAATGCAAATTTCACGTTGACTCGCACAAGAGTGAATGTAATATGTACTGTTTGGATTGTATGAATGGTCCTCTGTGTTCGCTCTGTTGGGGTTATCACAAAGACCATCGCGCAATTCAG ATAAGGAGATCATCGTACCATGATGTAATAAGGGTGTCTGAAATCCAGAAATTCCTCGACATTAGCAGTGTTCAGACATACATAATCAACAGTGCGAAGGTTGTTTTCTTGAATGAGCGGCCGCAGCCCAGGCCCGGTAAAGGTGTCACCAACACTTGCCAAGTTTGTGATCGGAGCCTTCTTGATTCCTTTACATTCTGCTCACTTGGCTGCAAG ATTGTTGGGACGTCGAGTGGTTTCCAGAAAAACAAGCACCTGTCGGAGAAAAAAAGAACGGCGGCGGTGGCAGATTCCGAAGACTCTTACAGCAGCAGCGGCCACGTTCACGGGCGGTATAGCAAGAAGCTCCCGAGTTTTACCCCGTCGACGCCTCCGCCAACGGCAGTGAGTTTCAGAGTCGTCAAGAGAAGAAAGGGAATCCCTCACAGAGCCCCGATGGGGGGATTCCCGATAGAAGCTTAG